The genome window TCAGGTCATCACAGGACTCCAGGCGCTGGGGCTTTAACATAACGACACTAAAGGGCAGGCTGCTCGTGATAACATCACGAGAGTTGCCAACAGTTCTGTTACCTTTTTATTTAGCAGAAAGTGCAACTTGAGTGAGGCCCGAGGAAAACCCTGAAATGGAGAGGGACCTGCTGTGTGCGCTACACAGTCCCCGTGACACAGCCCCAGCTGTGCCTGGTGCAGATGACACAAGACAGAGACAACTCCCAAGTAGGGGTTTAACAACCTTTAGCGCTGGCTGTACAGACTGATGCTTTTAGCTCTGGGCTGCCTGGATTCAGTGCCAGTGACGACAAGCTCTAGAGAAGCTCTGGGGGAGGTGCTGGTATAAGTGGGGGAGaggtcctgctattgtggggaactttccgaGCTTTTCCATGACCCTGGGGAAGATCAGACAGGATCTGAGGCCTCGTGTTCCCTGTGTGCtcagcacttgggtggccactctggagagattcaaacactgccagcagagcacccacaacgcCCACctccgcacatgccttggtgcacatcacaaaatgtattccacacatggatggaaaaagctGGGAGAACACAGCTGCCGGCtgttccctctcctgccccatcctgccTCAGTGTGGCGGCTGctttgcccccagcccagccctgctttctgggCTGCCCTTCTGGCTGCGCAGCTCTGCCCTAGCCCACCTCTGTGggctcctgcactcccccacgCTGCCTCTGGCAACTCCTGTTCACAGGATGGGACACACCTGGCTCCTCACTGGCCTCCCAGCCCTGTGAGTTGGACGGATCTGGAGCATTGGCCTCTGCCCCCTGGCCTCAGTAGCCCCATGGCACAACCTAAACTCCTTGAAAGAAACAGTGCATACTTAGGAATGACAAAAGCCATGTTACAGCGAGATGGCGAAGGCTTTGACTTTATTTACAGCGTGCAAACAATCGTCCTCAAAACAGTGAATCTAATCATTGCGAAAGACGGGCTGTCCTATACACTGCAAAGCACAACTGAACTGGGAAGTAGAACACATGGAAGTGTGGTCACTAGCTAAGGCAGGTCCTGACCTAAAGCCCCTTGGCATTAATGGAAAGATGCCCCTTGATTTTAATGGGCATTGCCTCTGGTCTTTAAAGCAGAGTGAGGACTTTCCAAACAGGGCCCATCCAGCTCTTGGATTGGTTGTTCTCTTTCCTATTTCATTTTCTTCCCACTCTGTGCCCTTATGTAACCCATACATCTActgggtgtggggcactgtcccagaccacttgcagagagagagagaggagtttgctctacagcctgagcccCAAGCTACTTTACTTGTAGcgcaagctgtagaggctcattcataaaggtcccaggtttggttccagcTGTTAGTATTACACTTTCCATCTATCACCTTTATGTGGACAGTCAAGTCTTTCTTAATTCtcgggcagggtgggggctgagccTGCTGTCAGAGAACAGGCAAGCTGCTGATTCAAGCTTTGCTCACATGGCAGAGGGCGTTAATCGTGTTCTGTGACTAGAGCTTTGCTGTTGGCTTGCTCGGCAGGAAATCCAGCCTGCCCCCAAAGTAAAGAAAGAGAAGATCAAGGGGCTCTACTCTAAGCAGCCCCGTCGAGCATTCCCTGGACCACACTGATTAGCTCACTGAATTCAGTGTTCTGGAAATGGCCCCTGTTTGTGTACTTGTGTAGCTCTGCTTTCAGCCCGTccgccacttcctgctgctcgcTCCAGGGAAGGAAAGGATCGTCGGTGGAACCAAACTGCACAATGCAATGGCAGTTAGCCTTGATCTTCTCCCACTGCCAAGGTCTGTTAAAGTAGCCTGTAAGGCATAAAAAACAGCCATCCCAGAGCTGAGTCTAACCTCAATGTAGTAtttcctaagaacataagaacggccatactgggtcaggccaaaggtccatctagcccagtgtcctgttctctgatagtggccaatgccaggtgccccagaggaaatgatgagaacagggaatcatacagtgatccctcccctgtcatctatttccagcttctgacaaacaggttagggacaccattcctacccatcctggctaatagccattgatggacctaacttccctgaatttatctagttcttttctgaaagctgttattaaagtcctggtcttcacaacatcctctggcaaggagtttcacaggttgactgtgcattgtgtgtgtgtgtttgttttaaacctgctacttatcaatttcatctggtgacccctaatccttaggttatgggaacaaataaataacttttccttattcactttttccacgccagtcattattttatagatctctaccatatcccctattagtctccttttttccaagatgaaaagtccctgttccaaacccctaatcatttttgttgcccttttctgaaccttttccaatgccaatatatcttgtttgagatgaggtgaccacatccgtatacagcattcaagatgtggacataccatggatttttaTAAAGGCAATAAattattctctgtcttactctctatcccctttttaatgattcctaacatggtttacttttttgactgctgctgcacattgaatggatgttttcagagaacgatccataatgactccaggatctctctcgAATGGTTATATAGCTACATTAATCCCCATCATCCTGTTTAGTTCCTTGTACATTTCTAATGCAAACACATTTCTTCTTGGGACCCGTTGCAAAATGAGAGCAGTCACCGAATTTTACAGGTGCTTGAAACACACCCAGAAGAGATTTCTGACATCCCAGTGCAAGCAATCTGTCTCAGGTTTGGCAGCAGCTATATTTGAAAGGACAggatttgctttttaaattattagCAAAGGTCTTGCCAACTAATGTAACTGGTTCAAGAGACTGACACACAGATCAAATAAGATCAACTTACCACTGTCTCTTTCATTCTCATCCCCCAGGTCAGAAGTGTAAGCAGACACTAAAATAATGGCATACAGCTGGTGAGTTTCTGCAtacctgaggggaaaaaaggagccaGGTGACTAAAAGAATGGAGATGCCTTTCTCCTAGAAGTGACTTTGAGAGGTCACAGAGTCCAGtgtgctgccttcacagcaagaccaagtaccatccctgacagattttgctccagatccctaaatggcctcctcaaggattgaactcacaacgctgggtttagcaggccaatactcaaaccactgagctatccctctccccatGAAGTTGTAGTACATTGTGCTAGtacacaacccccccacccctgtcATTTTAAGAAATTTGCAAAGTGCTCACAGACACCTTTGGCAGATGGCTGTAACCTTCTTATATATCATTTAagaacatgaaaaaaaatccagatgttTTTGCATTTAAAGGAGAACGAGAAGCCAGGAAAAGCAGAAGCTGAGACAGAGGGTATatccatgtccaaggaatgcatctgctcttctgaattttttttt of Pelodiscus sinensis isolate JC-2024 chromosome 3, ASM4963464v1, whole genome shotgun sequence contains these proteins:
- the RBBP9 gene encoding serine hydrolase RBBP9, which gives rise to MSQVQLPPMKAVIVPGNGASNVEKCNWYGWAWKRLGQIPGFQCLLRNMPDPVTARENIWLPFMESELHCDGQTILIGHSSGAAAAMRYAETHQLYAIILVSAYTSDLGDENERDSGYFNRPWQWEKIKANCHCIVQFGSTDDPFLPWSEQQEVADGLKAELHKYTNRGHFQNTEFSELISVVQGMLDGAA